One Bradyrhizobium zhanjiangense DNA segment encodes these proteins:
- a CDS encoding MFS transporter, which translates to MSMISARIERLPFARFHTHLLLMGGLGYMFDAMDAAVLAFILPVLRTAWNLSSVEIGVLGSSTYIGFLFGALLAGTLGDLIGRRAVMMSALALYCAASIVSAAVDTWPSFFAARVVAGMGTGAESAIIAPYLAEFVARRFRGSFTGALAGFFSFGFVAAALLGYFIVPAYENGWRIVLVITAVPVVMLLWWRRALPESPRWLESRGRSKEAEAVLDRIEAGFAREGHALSQPVVDAVSPPFAGGTLLANFAALLAGRQARITIMTWIMWLAITFSYYSFFVWIPGLLVQNGMSITKSFAYSIAIYCAQIPGYFSAAWFNERVGRQATIASYMVLGGASALGLAFAHSDQQIMLAGICLSFFMNGTYAGVYAYTAEVFPTPVRTTGAGLASAIGRIGAIVSPILVGYLYPNFGFAGVFGITTSVLLIGALTVVLMGVRTRGRSLEEIAAGEVA; encoded by the coding sequence GTCGATGATATCGGCGCGCATCGAGCGCCTTCCATTCGCGCGCTTCCACACGCATCTGCTGTTGATGGGCGGGCTCGGCTACATGTTCGACGCGATGGACGCGGCCGTGCTGGCGTTCATCCTGCCGGTGCTGCGCACGGCCTGGAATTTGTCGAGCGTCGAGATCGGCGTGCTCGGCAGCAGCACCTATATCGGCTTCCTGTTTGGCGCGTTGCTGGCGGGCACGCTGGGCGACCTGATCGGCCGCCGGGCGGTGATGATGTCGGCGCTGGCGCTCTATTGCGCGGCATCGATCGTGAGCGCGGCGGTCGACACCTGGCCATCCTTCTTCGCCGCCCGCGTCGTCGCCGGCATGGGCACCGGTGCCGAGAGCGCGATCATCGCGCCCTATCTCGCCGAGTTCGTCGCGCGGCGCTTCCGCGGCAGCTTCACCGGCGCGCTGGCCGGCTTCTTCTCCTTCGGTTTCGTCGCGGCGGCCTTGCTCGGCTACTTCATCGTTCCCGCCTATGAGAACGGCTGGCGCATCGTGCTGGTGATCACCGCCGTCCCGGTCGTCATGCTGTTGTGGTGGCGCAGGGCGCTGCCGGAATCGCCACGCTGGCTGGAAAGCCGGGGCAGGAGCAAGGAAGCCGAAGCCGTGCTGGACAGGATCGAAGCCGGCTTCGCCCGTGAGGGTCATGCGCTGTCGCAGCCAGTCGTCGATGCGGTCAGTCCGCCCTTCGCCGGGGGAACGCTGCTGGCCAATTTCGCCGCGCTGCTCGCCGGCCGGCAGGCGCGCATCACCATCATGACCTGGATCATGTGGCTGGCGATCACCTTCAGCTATTATTCCTTCTTCGTCTGGATTCCTGGCCTTCTGGTCCAGAATGGCATGAGCATCACCAAGAGCTTCGCCTATTCGATCGCGATCTATTGCGCGCAGATACCCGGCTATTTCAGCGCCGCCTGGTTCAACGAGCGCGTTGGCCGGCAGGCGACGATCGCGTCCTACATGGTGCTCGGCGGCGCCAGCGCGCTCGGACTCGCGTTCGCGCACAGCGACCAGCAGATCATGCTCGCGGGCATCTGCCTGTCGTTCTTCATGAACGGCACCTATGCGGGCGTCTATGCCTATACGGCGGAAGTGTTTCCGACGCCGGTCAGGACCACCGGCGCCGGCCTCGCTTCCGCGATCGGCCGCATCGGCGCGATCGTCTCGCCGATCCTGGTCGGCTATCTCTATCCCAATTTCGGCTTTGCCGGCGTGTTCGGCATCACCACCAGCGTTCTGCTGATCGGCGCGCTGACCGTCGTCCTGATGGGCGTGCGGACGCGCGGCCGCTCACTGGAAGAGATTGCGGCGGGTGAAGTCGCATGA
- a CDS encoding GAF domain-containing protein, with protein MRKARRQADPLLCNVAAAQGRVEQPNALFSALDDALKSAIGHKLFTILTYDGDSGEAARVYSNLPGPYPTGGRKRLAPGPWTEAVLDRGEAYIGRTQDDLRNVFPDYELIASLGCESVLNMPVRWRGRTLGSLNLLHESGWYGADDIAACLPFAQLALPALLTQS; from the coding sequence ATGAGGAAGGCGAGACGCCAGGCCGATCCGCTGCTCTGCAATGTGGCGGCCGCGCAGGGCAGGGTGGAGCAGCCGAATGCCCTGTTCTCGGCGCTGGACGACGCGTTGAAATCGGCGATTGGGCACAAGCTGTTCACCATCCTGACCTATGACGGCGACAGCGGCGAAGCAGCGCGGGTCTATTCCAATCTCCCCGGCCCGTATCCGACCGGCGGACGCAAGCGCCTGGCGCCGGGCCCGTGGACCGAGGCCGTTCTCGATCGCGGCGAGGCCTATATCGGCCGCACGCAGGATGATTTGCGCAACGTCTTTCCCGACTACGAGCTGATCGCGTCGCTCGGCTGCGAGAGCGTGCTCAACATGCCCGTGCGCTGGCGCGGGCGCACGCTCGGCTCGCTCAACCTGCTGCACGAGTCAGGCTGGTACGGCGCGGACGACATCGCGGCGTGCCTTCCCTTTGCCCAGCTCGCGCTGCCCGCGCTGCTCACACAGTCCTGA
- a CDS encoding metal-dependent hydrolase family protein, which produces MPSTLFKNVALLDPLQPDLLEGHHVLVEDNLIKEVSDRPLQASADRTIDLKGKTLMPGLIDLHVHAVAVELNLAQQVHMPNVLVTLRSTLLLRGMLRRGFTTVRDAGGAGHALKQAIETGLTEGPRLFVSGRALSQTGGHGDMRARSDYLASDAPCPCCVRVGALARVADGVDGVRKAAREELQMGADQIKIMASGGVASPTDPVGAFGYFEDEIRAIVEEAHGRQTYVLAHAYTAAAIARAVRCGVRTIEHGNLVDAPTARLMAEKGAYVVPTLVTYEALANEGAQYGLPPESVAKIADVRDAGLRSLAIYRDAGVKMGFGSDLLGPSQRLQSDEFRIRAEILGSRAVIASATLIGAEVLGMEGKLGRIAPETIADLLVVDGNPLRDVSCLLGQGEHIPLVMKAGKVQFDRLNA; this is translated from the coding sequence ATGCCCAGCACCCTCTTCAAGAACGTCGCTCTGCTCGATCCGCTCCAGCCGGACCTGCTGGAGGGACATCACGTGCTGGTCGAGGACAATCTGATCAAGGAGGTCTCCGACCGGCCGCTCCAGGCCTCGGCCGATCGGACGATCGACCTGAAGGGCAAGACGTTGATGCCCGGCCTGATCGACCTGCATGTCCATGCGGTGGCGGTCGAGCTCAATCTGGCGCAGCAGGTGCACATGCCGAACGTGCTGGTGACGCTGCGCTCGACGCTGCTGCTGCGCGGCATGCTCCGGCGTGGCTTCACCACCGTCCGCGACGCCGGCGGGGCCGGCCATGCGCTGAAGCAGGCGATCGAGACCGGCCTGACCGAGGGCCCGCGACTGTTCGTCTCCGGCCGCGCATTGAGCCAGACCGGCGGGCATGGCGACATGCGGGCGCGCTCGGATTACCTCGCCAGCGACGCGCCGTGTCCCTGCTGCGTGCGTGTCGGCGCGCTGGCACGCGTTGCCGACGGCGTCGACGGCGTGCGCAAGGCGGCGCGCGAGGAGCTGCAGATGGGTGCCGACCAGATCAAGATCATGGCATCCGGCGGCGTCGCCTCGCCAACCGATCCGGTCGGCGCCTTCGGCTACTTCGAGGACGAGATCCGCGCCATCGTCGAGGAGGCGCACGGGCGCCAGACCTATGTGCTGGCCCATGCCTACACCGCTGCCGCCATCGCGCGCGCCGTTCGCTGCGGCGTGCGCACGATCGAGCACGGCAATCTGGTCGATGCTCCGACTGCGCGCTTGATGGCCGAGAAGGGCGCCTATGTGGTGCCGACGCTCGTCACCTATGAAGCGCTGGCGAACGAGGGCGCCCAATACGGTCTGCCGCCCGAGAGCGTGGCCAAGATCGCCGATGTTCGCGACGCCGGGCTGCGTTCCCTCGCGATCTACCGCGACGCCGGCGTGAAGATGGGGTTCGGCAGCGATCTGCTTGGCCCGTCGCAGCGCCTGCAGAGCGACGAATTCCGCATCCGCGCCGAAATTCTCGGCTCGCGCGCCGTGATCGCCAGCGCGACATTGATCGGCGCCGAGGTGCTGGGCATGGAAGGCAAGCTAGGCCGGATCGCGCCCGAGACCATCGCGGACCTGCTGGTAGTCGACGGCAATCCGCTGCGCGACGTTTCCTGCCTGCTCGGCCAGGGCGAGCACATTCCGCTGGTGATGAAGGCAGGCAAGGTCCAGTTCGACAGGCTGAACGCCTAG
- a CDS encoding ATP-dependent helicase, with product MATYLDTLNAEQRRAVEHGVAEGATVGAPLLVIAGAGSGKTNTLAHRVAHLIVAGADPRRILLMTFSRRAAAEMAGRVERIARKVLGENNAAIMRDPLTWAGTFHGIGARLLREYAERIGIDPAFTIHDREDSADLMNLVRHERGLSKTESRFPAKGTCLSIYSRCVNAEMEIEKVLGVHYPWCAGWAAELKGLFAAYVEAKQAQHVLDYDDLLLYWSQMMSDALIAEEIGGRFDHVLVDEYQDTNRLQSSILLALKPDGRGLTVVGDDAQSIYSFRAATVRNILEFPQSFSPRAEMITLDRNYRSTQAVLAAANGVIGLARERFTKNLWTDRASSHKPQLVTVHDEADQARYIVEQVLANREQGALLKHQAVLFRTSSHSGPLEIELTRRNIPFVKFGGLKFLDAAHVKDVLALLRFAENPRDRVAGFRILHLLPGIGPATAQRVLDQMAESTDPLAALGQLPAPARAGADWTDFVRTTQNLRYSEWPVDLERVRLWYEPHLDRIHENAETRRADLMQLEQIASGYASREKFLTELTLDPPDATSDKSGPPLRDEDYLILSTIHSAKGQEWKSVFVLNVVDGCMPSDLGAGTSAELEEERRLLYVAMTRAKDDLHLVVPQRFFVHGQTAKGDRHVYASRTRFIPEQLVYLFERTAWPKAAAGAGRTAAQGPKIDIGAKMRGMWR from the coding sequence GTGGCGACATATCTGGACACGCTCAATGCGGAGCAGCGCCGCGCCGTCGAGCATGGCGTGGCCGAAGGCGCGACCGTGGGCGCTCCCCTGCTCGTCATTGCCGGTGCCGGCTCCGGCAAGACCAACACGCTCGCCCACCGCGTCGCGCATCTGATCGTCGCAGGCGCCGATCCGCGCCGCATCCTGTTGATGACGTTCTCCCGCCGCGCCGCGGCCGAGATGGCCGGCCGCGTGGAACGCATCGCCCGAAAAGTGCTGGGTGAGAACAACGCCGCGATCATGCGCGATCCGCTCACCTGGGCCGGCACCTTCCACGGCATCGGTGCGCGGCTCTTGCGCGAATATGCCGAGCGCATCGGCATCGATCCCGCCTTCACCATCCACGACCGCGAGGACTCCGCCGACCTGATGAACCTGGTCCGGCACGAGCGCGGCCTGTCGAAAACCGAGAGCCGCTTCCCCGCCAAGGGCACGTGCCTGTCGATCTACTCGCGCTGCGTCAATGCCGAGATGGAGATCGAGAAGGTGTTAGGGGTGCACTATCCCTGGTGCGCCGGCTGGGCGGCCGAGCTGAAAGGCCTGTTCGCGGCCTATGTCGAGGCCAAGCAGGCCCAGCACGTGCTCGATTACGACGATCTTCTGCTCTACTGGTCGCAGATGATGAGCGATGCGCTGATCGCGGAAGAGATCGGCGGCCGCTTCGATCACGTGCTGGTCGACGAATACCAGGACACCAACCGCCTGCAATCCTCGATCCTGCTGGCGCTGAAACCCGACGGCCGCGGCCTCACCGTGGTCGGCGACGACGCACAGTCGATCTATTCGTTCCGTGCCGCCACCGTGCGCAACATCCTGGAGTTTCCGCAGAGCTTCTCGCCGCGCGCGGAAATGATCACGCTCGACCGCAATTACCGCTCGACCCAAGCGGTGCTGGCGGCGGCCAACGGCGTCATCGGGCTCGCGCGCGAGCGCTTCACCAAGAACCTCTGGACCGACCGCGCCTCGTCGCACAAGCCGCAGCTCGTCACCGTGCACGACGAGGCCGACCAGGCCCGCTACATCGTCGAACAGGTGCTGGCCAATCGCGAGCAAGGCGCGCTCTTGAAGCACCAGGCGGTGCTGTTCCGAACCTCCTCGCATTCCGGCCCGCTGGAGATCGAGCTGACCCGCCGCAACATTCCCTTCGTCAAGTTCGGCGGGCTGAAATTCCTCGATGCAGCGCACGTCAAGGACGTGCTGGCCCTCTTGCGTTTCGCGGAGAATCCGCGCGACCGCGTCGCAGGCTTCCGCATCCTGCATCTGTTGCCGGGCATCGGACCCGCCACGGCGCAGCGCGTGCTCGACCAGATGGCCGAAAGCACCGATCCGCTGGCCGCGCTCGGTCAGCTTCCGGCGCCTGCTCGCGCCGGCGCCGATTGGACCGACTTCGTCCGCACGACCCAGAATTTGCGCTACTCGGAATGGCCGGTCGATCTCGAGCGCGTACGGTTGTGGTACGAGCCGCATCTCGACCGCATTCATGAGAATGCCGAGACGCGGCGTGCCGATTTGATGCAGCTCGAGCAGATCGCGAGCGGCTACGCCTCGCGCGAGAAATTTTTGACCGAGCTCACGCTCGATCCACCCGATGCGACCAGCGACAAATCCGGGCCGCCCTTGCGCGACGAGGACTACCTGATCCTCTCCACCATCCATTCCGCCAAGGGCCAGGAATGGAAGTCGGTGTTCGTGCTCAACGTCGTCGACGGCTGCATGCCGTCCGACCTCGGCGCCGGCACCAGCGCCGAGCTCGAGGAGGAGCGCCGCCTGCTCTATGTCGCGATGACGCGCGCCAAGGACGATCTTCATCTTGTCGTGCCGCAGCGCTTCTTCGTCCACGGCCAGACCGCCAAGGGCGACCGCCACGTCTACGCCTCGCGCACCCGCTTCATCCCGGAGCAGCTGGTCTACCTGTTCGAGCGCACCGCCTGGCCGAAGGCCGCTGCCGGCGCAGGCCGCACCGCGGCGCAGGGCCCGAAGATCGACATCGGCGCGAAGATGCGGGGGATGTGGCGGTAG
- a CDS encoding TMEM175 family protein, whose amino-acid sequence MTELKPDQFEMRRLESLSNTIFGVAMTLLAYDLPKAAVFTSAPGWSDLAHVYSGKLAGFALSFIIAGVFWISHHRRLARQPIGSRGAVILNLFFLLSIVLLPVTNGLYTNYGMSNAVAVLYGLHLTAIAGLNAWLWWTILGGWRHEIMASMFPLLVFIPGTVVAAFAPHIAPFVWFIAFGGLVIQRFTIARSELDP is encoded by the coding sequence ATGACCGAGCTCAAGCCCGACCAGTTCGAGATGCGGCGGCTGGAATCGCTCAGCAACACCATTTTTGGTGTCGCCATGACGCTGCTCGCCTACGACCTGCCCAAGGCCGCGGTGTTCACCAGCGCCCCCGGCTGGAGCGATCTTGCCCATGTCTATTCCGGCAAGCTTGCCGGCTTTGCGCTCAGCTTCATCATCGCCGGCGTGTTCTGGATCAGCCATCACCGGCGCCTGGCGCGCCAGCCCATTGGCAGCCGCGGCGCGGTGATCCTGAATTTGTTCTTCCTGCTCTCGATCGTGCTGCTGCCGGTGACCAACGGCCTCTACACCAATTACGGCATGAGCAACGCGGTGGCGGTGCTCTACGGCCTGCACCTGACCGCGATCGCCGGCCTCAATGCCTGGCTGTGGTGGACCATCCTGGGCGGCTGGCGCCACGAGATCATGGCCTCGATGTTTCCGCTGCTCGTGTTCATTCCGGGCACGGTCGTTGCCGCGTTCGCGCCGCATATCGCGCCCTTCGTCTGGTTCATCGCCTTTGGCGGGCTCGTGATCCAGCGCTTCACCATCGCGCGGTCCGAGCTAGACCCGTAA
- a CDS encoding YciI family protein: MLYAILAYHVEDEVLSWTPEEDAAVVAKVIEVQAPLRASGQFGPAARLDETRKARTLRGPGAGMVLDGPFAETKEQLLGFHLMECATEDEAIAAARKLRAVNPTAVYEIRPVKLYVPADGFGATSP; the protein is encoded by the coding sequence ATGCTGTACGCCATCCTGGCCTATCACGTGGAAGACGAGGTCTTGTCCTGGACGCCGGAGGAGGACGCCGCGGTCGTGGCCAAAGTCATCGAGGTTCAGGCGCCCCTGAGAGCAAGCGGACAGTTTGGGCCGGCCGCCCGTCTGGACGAGACCCGGAAAGCCCGCACCTTGCGGGGCCCCGGCGCGGGCATGGTGCTGGACGGCCCGTTTGCCGAGACCAAGGAGCAGCTTCTGGGCTTTCACCTGATGGAATGCGCCACCGAGGATGAGGCGATCGCGGCGGCGCGGAAGCTGCGTGCAGTCAATCCGACGGCGGTCTACGAAATCCGCCCGGTCAAGCTTTACGTGCCGGCCGACGGGTTCGGCGCGACATCCCCGTGA
- a CDS encoding pyocin activator PrtN family protein: MNTAFLLMAQYGGKAIIPIEDVCRDYSSHLAPTKQKFSAGKIAMPVCSTHTPALLTLAFARFFLISRCTRRAHAGP; the protein is encoded by the coding sequence ATGAATACTGCATTCCTTTTGATGGCGCAGTACGGAGGTAAGGCCATCATCCCGATTGAAGACGTGTGTCGGGATTACTCCTCACACCTCGCTCCCACCAAGCAGAAGTTCAGCGCAGGTAAAATAGCAATGCCGGTCTGTTCAACCCATACGCCTGCCCTGCTCACCTTGGCTTTCGCAAGATTTTTCTTGATCTCCCGGTGCACACGTCGTGCACACGCCGGCCCTTAA
- a CDS encoding CopG family transcriptional regulator, with protein MPSNIHEIGRKPSDTEKITINLGFVDLGQVDLMVQEGFYSNRTDFIRTAIRNQLERHADVVKQSTARKSLDLGLRNYSREDLEAARRAGEMLHINVLGLATIAPDVTPELARATIASVSVLGALHASPAVKSALADRTR; from the coding sequence GTGCCAAGCAACATTCACGAAATCGGGCGAAAGCCGTCCGACACCGAAAAAATCACGATCAATCTTGGTTTTGTCGATCTCGGTCAGGTCGATTTGATGGTGCAGGAAGGCTTCTACTCCAACCGCACGGATTTCATCCGGACCGCGATCCGCAACCAGCTCGAACGCCATGCCGACGTGGTCAAGCAGTCCACGGCGCGAAAGAGCCTGGACCTGGGTTTGCGAAACTACAGCCGCGAGGATCTCGAGGCGGCGCGGCGGGCGGGCGAGATGCTGCACATCAATGTTCTGGGCCTCGCCACCATCGCCCCGGACGTCACGCCCGAGCTTGCCCGCGCGACGATTGCATCGGTCTCTGTGCTGGGGGCCCTGCATGCCAGTCCGGCGGTCAAGTCCGCTCTCGCCGACAGGACGAGGTAA
- a CDS encoding alpha/beta hydrolase family esterase, which yields MLNQDIIREATRLTRAGQLVEATALLQRMLRGEKERGAAAPRTGHPSLAPGREPPTIDAKAKAAETRRPRRTARPPADLANSIHGLGLGRSLGRAPPSTADIVPDGARFIEGVYANAAGSRTYRLFIPSGYHGQAIPLVVMLHGCTQSPEDFAAGTRMNFIAEEQTCFVAYPAQRVEANQAKCWNWFRPADQQRGRGEPSLIAGITRQIMRDHSVDPERVYVAGLSAGAAAAAVMGSTYGDLYAAIGIHSGLACGAASDLPSALMAMKQGGGLEEAPSDGPPVPTIVFHGDRDTTVHSKNGVRIVRQSIGGSCTKAKVHRGRVPGGHAYTRTVHTDAGGRGILEHWEIHGAGHAWSGGSPAGSYTDPDGPDATREMLRFFLEHSLQRRRNY from the coding sequence ATGCTGAACCAGGACATCATTCGCGAAGCCACACGCCTCACGCGCGCGGGCCAACTCGTCGAGGCCACCGCGCTGCTTCAGCGCATGCTTCGGGGCGAGAAAGAGCGGGGCGCTGCCGCACCGAGGACCGGCCACCCTTCCCTTGCTCCAGGAAGAGAGCCGCCGACGATCGACGCCAAGGCGAAAGCCGCCGAGACGAGGCGTCCGCGTCGCACGGCCCGGCCGCCAGCGGACCTTGCCAACAGCATCCACGGGCTCGGACTCGGACGATCGCTGGGCCGCGCCCCGCCGTCTACGGCGGATATCGTACCGGACGGCGCCAGGTTCATCGAAGGCGTCTACGCAAATGCCGCGGGAAGCCGCACCTACCGGCTCTTCATCCCGAGCGGCTATCATGGCCAGGCCATTCCGCTGGTAGTCATGCTCCACGGCTGCACGCAGTCGCCGGAGGATTTCGCCGCCGGCACGCGGATGAACTTCATCGCCGAAGAACAGACCTGCTTCGTGGCATATCCCGCGCAGCGGGTGGAAGCGAACCAGGCGAAATGCTGGAACTGGTTTCGGCCGGCCGATCAGCAGCGCGGCAGAGGCGAGCCCTCGCTCATCGCCGGCATCACCCGCCAGATCATGCGCGACCATTCGGTCGATCCGGAACGCGTCTACGTCGCCGGACTGTCCGCCGGGGCCGCTGCCGCGGCCGTCATGGGATCGACGTACGGCGATCTGTACGCAGCGATCGGCATTCATTCCGGACTGGCCTGCGGAGCAGCCAGCGACCTTCCCTCCGCGCTGATGGCCATGAAGCAAGGCGGCGGACTTGAGGAAGCGCCGAGCGATGGCCCGCCCGTGCCGACAATCGTCTTTCACGGCGATCGCGACACGACGGTGCATTCCAAAAACGGCGTTCGGATCGTCCGCCAGTCGATCGGCGGGTCCTGCACGAAGGCCAAGGTGCATCGCGGGCGGGTACCTGGAGGACATGCCTACACCCGCACGGTCCACACCGACGCCGGCGGGCGCGGAATCCTCGAACACTGGGAAATCCACGGAGCCGGACACGCATGGTCGGGAGGCAGCCCCGCTGGATCCTACACCGATCCGGACGGACCGGATGCGACGAGGGAGATGCTGCGATTCTTTCTCGAACATTCACTGCAGCGGAGACGAAACTACTAG
- a CDS encoding DUF1488 domain-containing protein, protein MTLTSGRFIGHEYDRMIVRFSMHDGAKEIPCAISTSAMDHLEGGPQVRPEQREAQFTRLRDRIEACAASKYRATEFEGTPPGIVLRGIDFRS, encoded by the coding sequence ATGACACTGACCAGCGGCCGTTTCATCGGCCACGAATACGACCGGATGATCGTTCGGTTCTCGATGCACGATGGCGCCAAGGAGATTCCCTGCGCGATCTCAACCTCTGCGATGGACCATCTCGAGGGCGGGCCGCAAGTCAGACCCGAGCAGCGCGAAGCCCAGTTCACCCGCCTGCGGGATCGTATCGAAGCATGTGCCGCAAGCAAATATCGCGCGACGGAGTTCGAAGGCACGCCACCGGGCATCGTGCTGCGAGGCATCGATTTCAGGTCGTAG
- the rpsU gene encoding 30S ribosomal protein S21 — MQVLVRDNNVEQALRVLKKKMQREGVFREMKQRRSYEKPSERKTREKSEAIRRARKLARKQAIREGLLPAPPKKKPFERKPPLPEVKARASTT, encoded by the coding sequence TTGCAGGTACTTGTCAGAGACAACAATGTTGAGCAGGCCCTTCGTGTTCTCAAGAAGAAGATGCAACGCGAGGGCGTGTTCCGGGAGATGAAGCAGCGGCGCTCCTACGAAAAGCCGTCGGAGAGAAAGACCCGCGAGAAATCCGAAGCTATTCGACGAGCGCGCAAGCTTGCCCGCAAGCAGGCGATTAGAGAAGGACTGCTGCCCGCGCCGCCGAAAAAGAAGCCTTTCGAGCGCAAGCCGCCCTTGCCAGAGGTCAAAGCACGCGCTTCTACGACCTGA
- a CDS encoding cold-shock protein, with amino-acid sequence MTTGTVKWFNGQKGFGFIQPNDGGNDVFVHISAVERAGLSGLGEGQKVAFEIKTDKMRGKVSAENLSLA; translated from the coding sequence ATGACGACAGGTACTGTTAAGTGGTTCAATGGCCAAAAGGGCTTCGGTTTCATTCAGCCGAACGACGGCGGCAACGATGTGTTCGTTCACATCAGCGCTGTCGAACGCGCTGGTCTTTCCGGACTCGGAGAGGGTCAGAAGGTCGCTTTCGAGATCAAGACCGACAAGATGCGAGGCAAGGTCAGCGCTGAGAACCTCTCGCTGGCTTGA
- a CDS encoding DUF6894 family protein — protein sequence MIPDEQGIDLVSIEAMLHEATLALAHLAKDEIRLCTIDAPARRLAINVRDEDGSVLRATFTFEIRRFQ from the coding sequence ATGATCCCCGACGAACAGGGGATAGATCTCGTTTCGATTGAGGCTATGCTGCACGAAGCAACCTTGGCGCTGGCACACTTGGCCAAAGATGAAATTCGCCTCTGCACCATCGATGCTCCTGCACGCCGTCTTGCAATCAATGTGCGCGACGAAGATGGATCGGTCTTACGGGCGACGTTCACCTTCGAGATCAGACGTTTTCAGTGA
- a CDS encoding tyrosine-type recombinase/integrase produces MRIAARLGPDASQGIDIEALQRIATERLRLTGAATAARRVVDIGRPWLRFLGWWREPTVVFQYQSQLDQYVTWMRNERGFSPSTVEQWSRIIGRFLRWCDKTNRQLRDLQPEDVDAYFVAQATGRWSRVSVANTASALRGFLRYAAKRGMCTDRLAASICRPRLYRQESLPYAPDWFDVQRMLADAETDNPRDIRDRAILLLLAVYGMRSGEAAALRLDQIDWAGRTLRLFRLKRRQPQIYPLVPSAAEALARYIDTVRPLSSCPEVFLCMHAPVDR; encoded by the coding sequence TTGCGGATTGCCGCACGTCTCGGTCCAGATGCTTCGCAGGGCATCGATATCGAGGCACTCCAACGGATCGCGACCGAGCGTCTGCGCCTGACGGGGGCTGCCACCGCAGCACGAAGAGTGGTCGACATCGGACGGCCTTGGCTTCGATTTCTCGGTTGGTGGCGTGAACCAACCGTCGTGTTTCAGTACCAGAGCCAACTCGACCAGTATGTGACATGGATGCGCAATGAGCGCGGATTCTCGCCATCGACGGTGGAGCAATGGAGCCGGATAATCGGCAGGTTCCTGCGCTGGTGCGACAAAACCAACCGGCAACTCAGGGACCTTCAGCCTGAAGACGTTGACGCCTATTTTGTCGCCCAGGCGACGGGACGATGGTCCCGCGTTTCGGTGGCCAACACAGCCTCTGCCTTGCGGGGATTTCTGCGCTACGCGGCAAAGCGGGGAATGTGTACGGACCGCTTAGCGGCCTCGATTTGCCGGCCTCGGCTTTATCGTCAGGAGTCGCTGCCGTATGCCCCAGATTGGTTCGACGTGCAGCGCATGTTGGCCGACGCCGAGACTGACAACCCCCGGGACATCCGCGATCGTGCGATCCTGCTGTTGCTCGCGGTCTACGGGATGCGCAGCGGCGAAGCGGCGGCATTGCGCCTTGATCAGATTGACTGGGCCGGTAGGACGCTACGGCTTTTCCGCCTGAAGCGCCGGCAGCCGCAGATCTATCCCCTGGTTCCCTCTGCGGCTGAGGCGCTCGCCCGCTACATCGACACGGTGCGGCCGCTATCATCGTGCCCGGAAGTGTTCCTCTGCATGCACGCGCCCGTCGACCGTTGA
- a CDS encoding tyrosine-type recombinase/integrase, translating into MPGSVPLHARARRPLKAGSIYDVANRRFVALGIDAAHRGGHALRHACASRLLAEGLSIKEIGDHLGHRSAASTSIYAKVNMQALREVGAFDLGGLQ; encoded by the coding sequence GTGCCCGGAAGTGTTCCTCTGCATGCACGCGCCCGTCGACCGTTGAAGGCAGGGAGCATTTATGATGTCGCCAACCGCAGATTTGTTGCACTTGGAATCGACGCTGCCCACCGCGGTGGCCATGCGTTGCGCCACGCCTGCGCCTCCCGGCTTCTCGCCGAAGGTCTGTCGATAAAGGAGATCGGGGACCATTTGGGACATCGCAGCGCGGCGTCAACCAGCATCTACGCCAAGGTGAACATGCAGGCGCTTCGCGAGGTCGGAGCGTTCGACCTGGGAGGCCTCCAATGA